The following proteins come from a genomic window of Candidatus Francisella endociliophora:
- a CDS encoding lipoate--protein ligase codes for MNIYISQSNNIYFNLAFENWLFLEKLQDKKILFLWQNAPCIVIGRAQNPWLECNLKAMKDDNIPVVRRQSGGGTVYHDYGNLNYTIISPKKEHDVKANLKLVCNAIKKLGIEVYPNERNDIVIDHNDFTYKVSGSAFREKKDRAFHHGTLLINADTSKLYNYLHQPIDKSLDTKGVKSHRSKVLNLSEIKPDLQTQDITGSFIKSFPSVELSLINEETPLENQEIIDQEINNLKDWKWRFGKTLPFTKTYTKDDQEIKIKIEAGIVTEVESSQKNVNIADKTIEFKDKYDFNFFSGLLN; via the coding sequence ATGAATATCTATATATCTCAAAGCAATAATATTTATTTTAATTTAGCATTTGAAAATTGGCTTTTCTTAGAGAAACTTCAGGATAAAAAAATCCTTTTCTTATGGCAAAATGCGCCTTGTATCGTAATTGGCAGAGCCCAAAACCCATGGCTAGAATGTAACCTCAAAGCAATGAAAGATGATAATATCCCTGTAGTTCGTCGTCAAAGTGGCGGTGGAACCGTTTATCACGACTATGGCAACCTGAATTACACTATTATCTCACCTAAAAAAGAGCATGATGTAAAAGCTAATCTTAAACTAGTCTGTAATGCTATTAAAAAATTAGGCATAGAAGTTTATCCTAATGAAAGAAATGATATTGTTATCGATCATAATGATTTCACATATAAAGTTTCAGGTAGTGCTTTTAGAGAAAAAAAAGATCGTGCTTTTCACCATGGTACTCTTTTGATAAATGCAGATACTAGCAAACTATATAACTATCTGCACCAGCCTATTGATAAATCTTTAGATACAAAAGGGGTTAAATCACATCGTTCGAAAGTGCTAAATCTATCTGAAATAAAACCAGACTTACAAACCCAAGATATCACAGGTTCTTTTATCAAAAGTTTCCCATCTGTTGAGCTTAGTCTAATTAACGAAGAGACTCCGTTAGAAAATCAAGAAATTATCGATCAAGAAATAAATAACTTAAAAGATTGGAAATGGCGCTTCGGGAAAACCCTACCCTTTACAAAAACTTATACAAAAGATGATCAAGAAATTAAAATCAAAATTGAGGCTGGTATTGTAACAGAAGTAGAGAGCTCTCAAAAAAATGTAAATATTGCAGACAAAACTATTGAATTTAAAGATAAATACGATTTTAATTTCTTTAGTGGTCTTTTAAATTGA
- the tyrS gene encoding tyrosine--tRNA ligase — protein sequence MSTIQQTLEIIKRGADEVLIEEELIKKLEKNKPLIIKFGCDPTAPDIHLGHTVVINKLKQLQDLGHEIHFLIGDFTAQIGDPTGKNATRPPLTAEEVAANAETYTNQVFKILDKEKTIIRRNGDWFDKMSASDMIKLASKSTVARMLERDDFSKRYKGGQSISIHEFLYPLVQGYDSVAMNADIELGGTDQKFNLLMGRELQKQQGQEPQIIITMPLLEGLDGVKKMSKSSQNYIGIEEPANDIFGKIMSISDELMWRYYELLSFKSLDTIAKLKENVANGTNPRDIKIELAKELIERFHSNEMAEKAHQDFIQRFQKNQIPDDINTVELTEELPVANLLKEAGLVASTSEANRMIKQGAVKIDGEKVSDSKAFFGKGTDNVFQVGKRKFAKIIIR from the coding sequence ATGTCGACTATACAGCAGACTTTAGAAATAATTAAAAGAGGGGCTGATGAAGTCCTTATCGAAGAAGAATTAATCAAAAAATTAGAAAAAAATAAACCTTTAATCATTAAGTTTGGTTGTGATCCAACTGCTCCAGATATTCACTTAGGTCATACAGTAGTTATTAATAAATTAAAACAGTTACAAGATTTAGGTCATGAGATTCATTTTTTGATAGGTGATTTTACAGCTCAGATAGGTGATCCAACTGGTAAAAATGCTACAAGGCCTCCTCTTACAGCGGAAGAAGTTGCTGCAAATGCTGAAACATATACAAATCAAGTATTTAAAATCTTGGATAAAGAGAAAACTATTATTCGTCGTAATGGTGATTGGTTTGATAAAATGTCTGCTAGCGATATGATAAAGCTAGCTTCTAAATCAACAGTTGCAAGAATGCTTGAAAGAGATGATTTTTCAAAAAGATATAAAGGTGGTCAGTCGATCTCAATTCATGAGTTTTTGTATCCTTTGGTACAAGGCTATGATTCTGTAGCAATGAATGCTGATATTGAGCTTGGCGGTACAGATCAAAAATTTAATTTACTAATGGGTAGAGAGTTACAAAAACAACAAGGTCAAGAGCCTCAGATTATTATTACAATGCCATTACTAGAAGGGCTTGATGGCGTTAAGAAGATGTCTAAATCTAGTCAAAATTATATAGGTATTGAAGAACCAGCTAATGATATTTTTGGTAAGATTATGTCTATATCTGATGAATTAATGTGGCGTTATTATGAGCTTTTGAGTTTTAAATCATTAGATACTATAGCTAAGTTAAAAGAAAATGTTGCAAATGGAACAAATCCACGTGATATTAAGATAGAACTGGCAAAAGAGCTAATAGAAAGATTCCATTCTAATGAAATGGCTGAAAAAGCACATCAAGATTTTATTCAAAGGTTTCAAAAAAATCAGATACCTGATGATATAAATACTGTAGAATTGACAGAAGAATTACCAGTGGCTAATCTGTTGAAGGAAGCTGGTCTTGTTGCTAGTACCTCAGAAGCTAACCGTATGATTAAACAAGGCGCTGTTAAGATCGATGGTGAGAAAGTTAGTGATAGCAAGGCATTTTTTGGTAAAGGAACGGATAATGTCTTCCAAGTAGGAAAGCGTAAATTTGCAAAAATTATTATAAGATAA
- a CDS encoding RNA-binding S4 domain-containing protein, whose amino-acid sequence MSVRLDKWLWAARFYKTRALAKKAIEGGKVHFQGQKTKVSKTVNIGDVYQIQQSHIKKTVIVEALDKVRKSATEAQKLYTETSESIEKREKEAALRKTTNLPSPEKPTKKQRRQIINFKRKD is encoded by the coding sequence ATGAGCGTAAGACTAGATAAATGGCTATGGGCTGCTAGATTTTATAAAACCAGAGCATTAGCTAAAAAAGCAATTGAAGGTGGTAAAGTACACTTCCAAGGGCAAAAAACAAAAGTAAGTAAAACTGTAAATATTGGAGATGTATATCAAATACAGCAGTCACATATAAAAAAGACTGTAATTGTTGAAGCCCTTGATAAGGTTCGAAAATCTGCTACTGAAGCTCAAAAGCTCTATACAGAAACATCTGAAAGTATAGAAAAAAGAGAGAAAGAAGCAGCTCTTAGAAAAACTACTAACTTACCAAGTCCAGAAAAGCCTACAAAAAAACAACGTAGGCAAATAATAAATTTTAAAAGAAAAGATTAA
- a CDS encoding DUF2797 domain-containing protein, translating into MEKTINLHKMNTSLDESNNAIYYLDDICINDYIGQNLKIEFLDEINCVSCGAKTKKSYSQGHCFMCMRKLPECDICIVKPELCHFAAGTCRDSGWGEENCMKTHIVYLANTGDTKVGITKLKNVPSRWIDQGASQAIPIFAVESRLISGLVEVAIKDHISDKTNWRKMLQGDPENSVNFASLRDELMEKSSEKIAEIKAKYGENSVEPVDGKIQNINYPVLEYPTKIKSFNLDKDPIIDAKLMGIKGQYLIFDTGVINIRKFSGYKCNISR; encoded by the coding sequence ATGGAAAAAACTATAAATCTACATAAAATGAATACATCTCTAGATGAATCAAATAATGCTATTTATTATTTAGATGATATTTGCATCAATGACTATATTGGTCAAAATTTAAAAATAGAGTTTTTAGATGAGATAAATTGTGTATCTTGTGGAGCTAAAACTAAAAAAAGCTATTCTCAGGGGCATTGTTTTATGTGTATGAGAAAGTTGCCTGAGTGTGATATTTGTATAGTTAAGCCTGAGTTATGTCACTTTGCAGCTGGGACTTGTAGAGACTCTGGCTGGGGTGAAGAAAACTGTATGAAGACACATATAGTCTATTTAGCAAATACTGGAGATACTAAAGTAGGTATTACAAAGCTAAAAAATGTACCATCACGATGGATAGATCAAGGAGCTAGTCAAGCTATCCCAATATTTGCAGTTGAGAGTAGACTAATATCAGGTTTAGTTGAGGTTGCTATCAAAGATCATATTTCTGATAAAACAAATTGGCGAAAGATGCTTCAAGGTGATCCAGAGAATAGTGTGAATTTTGCTAGTTTAAGAGATGAATTAATGGAAAAATCTAGTGAAAAAATAGCTGAAATAAAAGCTAAATATGGTGAAAATAGTGTCGAACCTGTTGATGGTAAGATTCAAAATATTAACTATCCAGTGTTAGAGTATCCAACAAAAATTAAATCTTTCAATTTAGATAAAGATCCTATAATTGATGCTAAGCTTATGGGAATAAAAGGGCAGTATCTAATATTTGATACAGGAGTTATAAATATCCGTAAGTTTAGTGGTTATAAATGTAATATTTCTAGGTAG
- a CDS encoding NAD(P)-binding domain-containing protein has translation MSKVAIIGGGASGIISAKILLDRGFNVTTFEKTNNVAGVWNYNDKDGALYKNLRTNLPKEIMVFENQQIPYKSEQSFISYQDVRKYLEQNAKVWQIDKHVCLNSEVISLNPLDKLDKNPVWRVTYIKDQIRYQEDFEFIIVANGHYNQPKIPQEIVGLDSIDNKNISHSKYYRSPNNHGRRVMCVGYSSSGMDISRELFESGREVYVSLRNLDNKKESYNLNDVKRDIKFTSSLREIICAENECIVITDNGNKIHVDEVIFCTGYKYDFPFLSCDLVSTDNNIVQPLLNQLLHERYLNLGFIGLPWKTLPFVLSECQAIFLACFWSQSHKGQVEILANMEDSQSHKTRFEDDFIKYFHMLGDQQWTYNLNLLDLVGQKTIFREQRIKLIEQVYNNVHELKLKYPFSFRDAVYKVDYIQNNYTRISNHK, from the coding sequence ATGAGTAAGGTTGCTATTATTGGTGGTGGAGCAAGTGGTATTATTAGTGCAAAAATATTGCTGGATAGAGGTTTTAATGTAACTACTTTTGAAAAAACTAATAATGTTGCTGGAGTTTGGAATTATAATGATAAAGATGGTGCTCTATATAAAAATCTTAGAACTAATTTACCTAAAGAGATTATGGTTTTTGAAAATCAACAAATTCCATATAAATCTGAACAGTCATTTATAAGCTATCAAGATGTCAGAAAATATCTGGAGCAAAATGCTAAAGTTTGGCAAATTGATAAGCATGTTTGTTTAAACTCTGAAGTAATTAGCCTAAATCCATTAGATAAATTAGATAAAAATCCTGTGTGGCGAGTTACATATATAAAAGATCAAATAAGATATCAAGAAGACTTTGAGTTTATTATTGTAGCAAATGGTCATTATAATCAACCTAAAATTCCTCAAGAGATAGTAGGTTTAGATAGTATCGATAATAAAAATATTTCTCATAGTAAATATTATAGATCGCCCAACAATCATGGAAGAAGGGTTATGTGTGTAGGATACTCTTCATCAGGTATGGATATTTCTAGAGAATTATTTGAAAGTGGCAGAGAAGTGTATGTTTCATTACGAAATTTAGATAATAAAAAAGAATCGTATAATCTTAATGATGTTAAAAGAGACATAAAATTTACCTCATCATTAAGAGAAATAATATGTGCAGAAAATGAGTGTATAGTAATAACTGATAATGGTAACAAAATTCATGTAGATGAAGTGATTTTTTGTACTGGTTATAAATATGACTTTCCATTTTTATCTTGTGATTTAGTTTCAACAGATAACAATATTGTTCAACCATTACTCAATCAGCTGCTTCATGAAAGGTATTTAAATCTTGGATTTATTGGTCTTCCTTGGAAAACACTACCATTTGTTTTATCTGAATGTCAGGCAATTTTTTTAGCATGTTTTTGGAGTCAAAGCCATAAAGGACAAGTAGAAATTTTAGCAAATATGGAAGATAGCCAAAGCCATAAGACTAGATTTGAAGATGATTTTATAAAATATTTCCACATGCTTGGAGATCAACAATGGACCTATAATCTTAATTTACTTGATCTGGTTGGTCAAAAAACTATATTCAGAGAACAAAGAATAAAATTAATAGAGCAAGTATATAATAATGTTCATGAGTTAAAACTAAAGTACCCGTTTAGTTTTCGTGATGCTGTATATAAAGTGGACTATATTCAAAATAACTATACTAGAATAAGCAACCATAAATAA